One window from the genome of Bacteroides sp. encodes:
- a CDS encoding DUF6266 family protein, with the protein MLVVVNPAKADVDVLLQAGQRGDGLAEITVPEAYVGDDVHVYLVFTLLDDLLSTGGRDAIANSVFAGTVTVT; encoded by the coding sequence CATGCTGGTGGTGGTCAACCCCGCCAAGGCCGACGTGGATGTGCTGCTCCAGGCAGGACAGCGTGGCGACGGACTGGCCGAGATCACCGTGCCCGAAGCCTATGTAGGCGACGATGTGCATGTGTACCTGGTCTTCACCCTCCTCGACGACCTGCTCAGCACAGGTGGCCGTGATGCCATCGCCAACAGCGTCTTCGCCGGCACCGTGACGGTGACCTAA